The Methanobacteriaceae archaeon genome has a window encoding:
- a CDS encoding CDP-alcohol phosphatidyltransferase family protein: MRHLANYISVSRIFLSFLLLFSKPLSVSFFIIFILCGLSDILDGYIARICENETVFGSKLDSIADVIFFLAFLFVLWPVLNIDYGILLFIAVIFIIRISSILIGFVKFNKFAMHHTYLNKLAGLVLVLLPFLMLLFSSGNVLYFICMVALIASIEVLFIMILSSDLDLNQKSILKKKKS; encoded by the coding sequence ATGAGACATTTGGCTAATTATATTTCAGTTTCAAGGATTTTTCTATCCTTTTTACTTTTGTTTTCAAAGCCATTGTCTGTTTCATTTTTTATAATTTTTATTTTATGTGGCCTAAGCGATATTCTTGACGGATATATTGCAAGAATTTGTGAAAATGAAACTGTTTTTGGCTCTAAATTAGATTCAATTGCAGATGTTATATTTTTCTTAGCATTCCTTTTTGTTTTATGGCCAGTTTTAAATATTGACTATGGAATTTTATTATTTATTGCAGTTATTTTTATAATTAGAATAAGCTCAATTCTTATCGGATTTGTAAAATTTAATAAGTTTGCAATGCACCATACCTATTTAAACAAGTTAGCTGGATTAGTGCTTGTATTACTTCCATTTTTAATGCTTTTATTCTCATCAGGCAATGTGTTATACTTTATTTGTATGGTGGCATTAATAGCTTCCATTGAAGTGCTATTTATCATGATTTTAAGCAGTGATTTGGATTTGAATCAAAAATCAATATTAAAAAAGAAAAAAAGTTAA
- a CDS encoding DUF1724 domain-containing protein, with translation MTNIKTKKELNDEYQNVKYILTSGMRTKLLLSLYEHSKKLEEIRNDLKKPSATILHGLKELENKNLIRKIQKNYELTSNGYILTTNMIKLIENWNSINKNKQFWNNHDLSDIPEEMLKDIYLLKNAEYETSTTSDLSNAFNQYINHLSNSKEVKIILPIYSENHFRHILDFLNDDKLSKLELIVGKKIQESIEQNDDLKKSLLGNEKVCVKCIEKDLKLFLSSCDNFMSLTLFLKDGHYDDSQILIGKDENARKWASSLIQYILDKNGVDHS, from the coding sequence ATGACCAATATTAAAACCAAAAAAGAACTAAATGACGAATATCAAAATGTGAAATACATTTTAACCTCTGGAATGAGAACCAAACTGCTATTATCACTTTATGAACATTCCAAGAAACTTGAAGAAATAAGAAATGACTTGAAAAAACCATCAGCAACCATATTACATGGACTTAAAGAGCTGGAAAATAAGAATTTAATTAGAAAAATTCAAAAAAACTATGAATTAACATCAAACGGATATATTCTTACTACAAATATGATAAAGTTAATTGAAAACTGGAATTCAATAAATAAAAATAAGCAGTTCTGGAATAACCATGATTTGTCAGATATTCCTGAAGAAATGTTAAAAGACATCTATTTATTAAAAAACGCAGAATATGAAACTTCAACAACCAGTGATTTATCAAATGCATTTAATCAATACATAAATCATCTATCAAACTCAAAAGAAGTAAAAATTATTCTTCCAATTTACTCAGAAAATCATTTTAGACATATTTTAGATTTTTTAAATGATGATAAGTTATCTAAATTAGAGTTAATTGTTGGTAAAAAGATTCAAGAATCCATCGAGCAAAATGATGATTTGAAAAAATCATTACTTGGAAATGAAAAGGTATGTGTAAAATGCATCGAAAAAGATTTGAAATTATTTTTAAGTAGCTGTGACAATTTTATGTCCCTTACACTATTTTTAAAAGATGGACATTATGATGATTCACAGATATTAATTGGAAAAGATGAAAATGCCAGAAAATGGGCTTCAAGTTTAATTCAATATATTTTAGACAAAAATGGAGTTGATCATAGTTAA
- a CDS encoding DUF2117 domain-containing protein: MKIGIVVHGPNIIDSGYAIKLINLIKNYGDVSVRLGGTMGRTAVIDASLEDVIDITRKLVPSDSLKIFYDDNVDLIFLLNYGKSDVTGQVFGYKVYNHYADKIADNNIPVIQIERPGEADGSIIPWNNDLEIVDELSKKLNLSVVSPEEVYEKHIKQDDASVNQRIVHGVSPGENIMVNSVVIGKTNSDKLTLIAKDNHIVDIVGGELKQHGLEKLGEVDLESAIIKTGLLRHAKVNPRVISSDKSEDFKITFLDHAGEDVYQFRDSSVVITVGDDTTLISSDILYRFDIPIIGITDGDLDKVVEDGFKVKNSIIFEVESGFDDIVGQNIKRIMFDGSKQSLDYSDIGEVRDKIIEIIKDINCKYKINYIN; the protein is encoded by the coding sequence ATGAAAATAGGTATTGTTGTTCATGGTCCAAATATTATTGATTCTGGGTATGCTATAAAGTTAATCAACTTAATTAAAAATTATGGGGATGTTTCAGTAAGACTTGGTGGTACAATGGGCCGTACTGCTGTTATTGATGCAAGTTTGGAAGATGTTATTGATATTACTCGCAAACTAGTTCCAAGTGATTCTTTAAAAATCTTTTATGATGATAATGTTGATTTGATTTTCTTACTTAACTATGGAAAATCTGATGTTACAGGACAGGTTTTTGGATATAAAGTTTATAATCATTATGCAGATAAAATTGCTGATAATAATATTCCAGTTATTCAAATCGAAAGGCCTGGTGAGGCTGATGGTAGTATTATACCATGGAACAATGATTTGGAAATTGTTGATGAGCTTTCCAAAAAACTTAATTTGTCAGTTGTAAGTCCTGAGGAAGTATATGAAAAACATATAAAACAGGATGATGCTAGTGTTAATCAAAGAATTGTTCATGGAGTAAGTCCTGGTGAAAACATAATGGTTAACAGTGTTGTTATAGGTAAAACAAACTCAGATAAGCTTACATTAATTGCTAAGGATAATCATATTGTAGATATTGTTGGTGGTGAGCTTAAACAGCACGGTCTTGAAAAATTGGGCGAAGTTGACCTTGAATCAGCTATTATAAAAACTGGACTTTTAAGACATGCAAAAGTTAATCCTCGCGTTATTTCATCAGATAAGTCTGAAGATTTTAAAATTACATTTTTAGACCATGCTGGTGAAGATGTCTATCAGTTTAGAGATTCATCTGTGGTTATTACTGTTGGTGATGACACTACTTTGATTTCTTCTGATATTCTATACAGATTTGATATACCTATAATTGGTATAACTGATGGAGATTTGGACAAGGTTGTGGAAGATGGATTTAAGGTTAAAAATTCTATCATCTTTGAGGTTGAAAGTGGTTTTGATGATATTGTTGGTCAAAATATTAAAAGAATAATGTTTGACGGCTCCAAGCAATCTTTGGACTATTCTGATATTGGTGAAGTTCGCGATAAAATAATTGAAATAATAAAAGATATTAATTGCAAATATAAAATTAATTATATTAATTAA
- the xseA gene encoding exodeoxyribonuclease VII large subunit, with product MQEKTFTVTEINNYINKKLKMDPKLKNIYVKGEISNYKSYPRGHDYFTLKDEKTQISAVMYKLNKKRFLKFKPENGMKVIIKGKIEVYPQNGNYQLYATTMTEDGVGDLHIAYEQLRKKLEKEGVFDKSHKKEIPKYPKRIGVVTAKTGAAIKDIITTIKRRYPICEIYIFSTLVQGQDAPNQITSQIKRAQNYDLDTLIVGRGGGSFEDLNAFNDENVVREIYNSKIPVISAVGHETDFTLVDFVSDKRAPTPTAAAELAVPKLSEIQYKVDQLAYTVNNNVKNRLKQHKSKLNHIVEKQIFKNPESIYQIKQMHLDNLISKLDYSSKSIISKNKTKLLELEHSVIFKNPQTLYESKHIRLDQLTNKLNYVSRQLLSDNKNRLERVENSPIFKNPQSMYQTKEIKLDNIVNKLNYTSKEIISKNKNKLSQLENSPVLRNPKMIIKSKEEQYSKNIAKLEILNPLLTLKRGYTVTRVNDKVISSSKDVKSGDELDIEFKDGKINTKVI from the coding sequence ATGCAGGAAAAAACATTCACTGTAACTGAAATTAATAATTACATCAATAAAAAATTGAAGATGGATCCTAAATTGAAAAATATTTATGTAAAAGGTGAAATTTCCAATTACAAATCATATCCCCGTGGACATGACTATTTTACACTAAAAGATGAAAAAACCCAAATTTCAGCAGTGATGTATAAACTCAATAAAAAGAGATTTCTTAAATTCAAACCTGAAAATGGAATGAAAGTAATTATTAAAGGAAAAATTGAAGTTTATCCTCAAAATGGTAATTATCAGTTATATGCAACAACAATGACTGAAGATGGAGTTGGAGATTTACATATTGCATATGAACAATTAAGAAAAAAGCTTGAAAAAGAAGGAGTATTTGACAAATCCCACAAAAAAGAAATTCCAAAATATCCAAAACGAATTGGAGTTGTAACTGCAAAAACAGGTGCTGCAATCAAGGACATTATCACAACAATCAAAAGAAGATATCCAATTTGTGAAATCTATATTTTTTCAACACTTGTTCAAGGTCAAGACGCACCAAATCAAATAACCTCCCAAATAAAACGTGCACAAAATTATGATTTGGATACACTTATTGTAGGTAGAGGTGGAGGAAGTTTTGAGGATTTAAATGCATTTAATGATGAAAATGTTGTACGTGAAATTTATAACTCAAAAATACCTGTAATTAGTGCTGTTGGACATGAAACTGACTTTACACTAGTTGATTTTGTTTCAGATAAAAGGGCTCCAACACCAACTGCAGCAGCAGAACTTGCTGTTCCAAAACTTAGTGAAATCCAGTATAAAGTTGATCAGCTTGCATATACGGTTAACAACAATGTTAAAAATAGATTAAAACAACATAAATCCAAATTAAATCATATTGTGGAAAAACAAATCTTTAAAAACCCAGAATCAATTTATCAAATAAAACAAATGCATTTGGATAATCTGATTAGTAAGCTTGATTACTCATCAAAATCAATTATTTCAAAAAATAAAACAAAGCTATTGGAATTAGAGCATTCTGTGATTTTTAAAAACCCACAAACATTATACGAATCAAAACATATTAGACTTGACCAGTTAACCAATAAATTGAACTATGTTTCAAGACAATTATTATCAGATAACAAAAACAGGTTAGAAAGAGTTGAAAACTCACCAATATTCAAAAACCCTCAATCAATGTATCAAACAAAAGAAATAAAACTGGATAACATTGTAAATAAATTAAACTACACATCAAAAGAGATAATTTCAAAAAATAAGAATAAATTAAGTCAATTGGAAAATAGTCCTGTTTTAAGAAATCCTAAAATGATAATCAAATCAAAAGAAGAGCAGTATTCAAAAAATATTGCTAAACTAGAAATTTTAAATCCACTTTTAACATTAAAAAGAGGATATACAGTTACAAGAGTTAATGATAAAGTAATTTCCTCATCAAAAGATGTGAAAAGTGGTGACGAATTAGATATTGAATTTAAAGATGGAAAAATTAATACAAAGGTGATATGA
- a CDS encoding PRC-barrel domain-containing protein produces MRIKDEVFGKEVLDSEIQIIGKVSDVIFDKDTFEITDLVIKKTGFSEQIKSSENIVPIELVKAMGDKVLLKGEDDIF; encoded by the coding sequence ATGAGAATTAAAGACGAAGTATTTGGTAAAGAAGTTCTCGATTCTGAAATTCAAATCATAGGTAAAGTTTCAGATGTAATTTTTGATAAAGATACTTTTGAAATTACTGATTTGGTAATTAAAAAAACAGGATTTTCAGAACAAATTAAATCTAGTGAAAACATTGTTCCTATTGAATTGGTAAAAGCAATGGGAGATAAAGTTTTACTCAAAGGCGAAGATGACATTTTCTGA
- a CDS encoding ribonuclease VapC, translating to MEICYILDASAFINGFKLNTNNNFTIPEITAEIKDFQSRLALDMAIDECKLTIQDVPDEYINCVNKIISESGDILRLSFPDKKLIALAYTLQKEGRSVKLISDDYSIQNTLKIMNIPYSGVMTQGIKGIYNWKKVCEGCKKEYGDDYPFDDCEICGSKIYKKRIKVNK from the coding sequence ATGGAAATTTGTTATATATTAGATGCTTCTGCTTTTATCAATGGTTTTAAATTAAATACAAACAACAATTTTACCATTCCTGAAATCACTGCTGAAATTAAGGATTTTCAATCTAGACTTGCACTAGACATGGCTATTGATGAGTGTAAATTAACTATACAAGATGTGCCAGATGAGTATATAAATTGTGTTAATAAAATTATATCTGAATCTGGTGATATTTTAAGGTTATCATTTCCGGATAAAAAATTGATTGCGCTTGCATATACGCTTCAAAAAGAAGGGCGCAGTGTTAAACTTATCAGTGATGATTATTCCATTCAAAATACCTTAAAAATAATGAATATTCCTTATTCTGGTGTTATGACACAGGGTATTAAAGGAATTTACAACTGGAAAAAGGTTTGTGAAGGCTGTAAAAAGGAATATGGTGATGATTATCCTTTTGATGACTGTGAAATTTGTGGATCAAAAATCTATAAAAAAAGAATTAAGGTGAACAAATGA
- a CDS encoding adenosylcobinamide amidohydrolase: protein MYSNRLIFKTSIDDKVFYLKDTVLVTFKHNRNGISSSQLNGGTCDLYKSVFNQHLSQDRIDYLENHDVCDYLINECKLMDIDSNFSTGLITLAEMNNLSIVSKKYKNVEVTAISTAGVRTNSSKAGDPASYWQENGEFHFGTINTILLTNVNLSKSTLVEAFMCATEAKTVAMNNLKIPSQYSNGYATGTGTDGLCIFSNTDSDDVITNAGKHSKMGELIAKAVIESVTKAIGKQVWITNKSQANVLVRLNRYSLDINDFYNDLDYDKFQFISKLQKDMKKPENVAIATSVLNLFDEVDCGLINKKEAFGLAKKIVDENCNSYPIKELLNYWINYFIR from the coding sequence ATGTATTCAAATAGACTTATTTTTAAAACATCTATTGATGATAAGGTCTTTTATTTAAAAGATACTGTTTTAGTTACTTTTAAACATAATCGCAATGGAATATCTTCCTCACAGCTTAATGGGGGAACTTGTGATTTGTACAAATCTGTTTTTAACCAACATCTGTCTCAGGATAGAATAGATTATCTTGAAAACCATGATGTTTGTGACTATCTAATAAATGAATGTAAGTTAATGGATATTGATTCAAATTTTTCAACTGGACTAATTACGTTAGCTGAAATGAATAATTTGAGTATTGTATCAAAAAAATATAAGAATGTTGAAGTCACAGCTATATCAACTGCAGGAGTTAGGACAAATTCTTCAAAAGCAGGTGATCCAGCATCATACTGGCAGGAAAATGGTGAATTTCATTTTGGAACTATCAATACAATATTGCTAACCAATGTTAATTTATCAAAATCTACTCTTGTAGAAGCATTTATGTGTGCAACTGAAGCAAAAACAGTAGCTATGAACAACTTAAAAATACCATCACAATACTCTAATGGTTATGCAACAGGAACTGGAACTGATGGTTTATGTATTTTTTCAAATACTGATTCAGACGATGTTATAACAAACGCAGGAAAGCACTCAAAAATGGGTGAGCTTATTGCAAAAGCAGTAATTGAATCAGTAACAAAAGCTATTGGTAAACAGGTGTGGATTACAAATAAATCACAGGCTAATGTTCTTGTCAGGTTAAATCGCTATAGTCTGGATATTAATGATTTTTATAATGATTTAGACTATGACAAGTTTCAATTCATAAGTAAATTACAAAAAGATATGAAAAAACCTGAAAATGTAGCTATTGCAACTTCTGTTTTAAACTTATTTGATGAAGTTGACTGTGGTTTGATTAACAAAAAAGAAGCATTCGGTCTTGCTAAAAAAATAGTGGATGAAAATTGTAATAGTTATCCAATAAAGGAATTATTAAATTACTGGATTAACTATTTTATTCGTTAA
- a CDS encoding MogA/MoaB family molybdenum cofactor biosynthesis protein, translating to MKSKTASEHQKMSSKDITCGIITLSDSRKSKKADLSGQYMAEEIEARYTLKSRSLIPDEKEDLINSIEDMIADNTDVILTTGGTGLDPRDITVETVESLFEKKLDGFGEMFRKKSYDEIGAAALLSRATAGIYKKTIIFSMPGSPNAVKTAFSIIIDELPHFVHHVKK from the coding sequence ATGAAAAGTAAAACAGCAAGTGAACATCAAAAAATGTCTTCAAAAGACATTACTTGTGGAATAATTACTCTAAGTGACAGTAGAAAATCAAAAAAAGCAGATTTGTCCGGACAGTACATGGCTGAGGAAATTGAAGCTAGATATACTTTAAAATCCAGAAGCTTAATTCCAGATGAAAAAGAAGACTTGATTAATTCTATTGAAGATATGATTGCTGATAATACTGACGTTATTTTAACAACTGGAGGAACAGGGCTTGACCCTCGTGACATCACAGTTGAAACAGTAGAATCCCTTTTTGAAAAAAAACTTGATGGCTTTGGGGAAATGTTTAGAAAAAAATCTTATGATGAAATTGGTGCTGCAGCACTTCTTTCAAGAGCAACAGCTGGAATTTACAAAAAAACAATTATTTTTTCCATGCCTGGCTCTCCGAATGCAGTTAAAACTGCATTTAGCATAATTATTGATGAACTTCCCCATTTTGTCCATCATGTAAAAAAATGA
- the pyrE gene encoding orotate phosphoribosyltransferase has product MTSKEYLIDLLKENGVFLEGDFTLSSGKKSNYYINMKKAITEPEILSTISKLITQKIDLDDIDKVAGPALGAVPIATAVSLESKLPLLMIRKEKKGYGTSKLIEGELNEGDNVIVVEDVSTTGGSLLKAIRAINDNGGNVKRAFVVVDREEGAIETFEKEGITLEPLISVKDFF; this is encoded by the coding sequence ATGACTTCTAAAGAATATTTAATTGACTTATTAAAAGAAAACGGTGTATTTCTTGAAGGTGATTTCACATTATCTTCTGGAAAAAAGAGTAATTATTATATCAACATGAAAAAAGCTATTACTGAACCTGAAATTCTTTCTACAATCTCAAAATTAATTACACAAAAAATTGATTTAGATGATATTGATAAGGTTGCAGGTCCAGCATTAGGTGCAGTTCCAATAGCTACTGCTGTTTCTCTTGAATCCAAACTTCCTTTATTAATGATTCGTAAAGAAAAGAAAGGTTATGGTACTTCCAAACTTATTGAAGGCGAATTAAATGAAGGAGACAATGTTATTGTTGTAGAGGATGTTTCAACTACTGGTGGATCACTTCTAAAAGCTATTCGTGCTATTAATGATAATGGTGGTAATGTAAAAAGAGCTTTTGTTGTAGTGGACCGTGAAGAAGGAGCTATTGAAACATTTGAAAAAGAAGGTATTACATTAGAACCTTTAATCAGTGTTAAAGATTTTTTTTAA
- a CDS encoding DUF1724 domain-containing protein, producing MNIQNEINTDIKFLAKSEIRLKILSELQNSPNSVHELVKKTKITYSSVSSNISKLEQNNYIKKIKSKYYLNPMTEIYFTTLMDFKKSVEVINDYTEFWDKHDLDQINIDSLKNITDLKDSKLIETTPLDIYKTHNTIKDQITNSTSLKAVFPYLHPEYPKLIENILKENGNIELIIPKSIYNAITSSINSKIKQQASAQERLTIYPVDEDLKVYLTICDESISFGLFKNDKSFDQNRILICNSDKSKNWAGELFKNIKHDVIK from the coding sequence ATGAATATTCAAAATGAAATTAATACTGATATCAAATTTCTTGCAAAATCAGAAATTCGATTGAAAATATTAAGTGAACTACAAAATAGCCCAAATAGCGTCCATGAACTTGTTAAAAAGACAAAAATAACTTATAGTTCTGTTTCAAGCAATATATCAAAGTTGGAGCAGAATAACTACATAAAAAAGATAAAATCTAAGTATTATCTAAATCCAATGACTGAAATATATTTTACAACACTTATGGATTTTAAAAAAAGTGTTGAAGTCATAAACGATTATACTGAATTTTGGGATAAACACGATTTGGATCAAATAAACATTGATTCATTGAAAAATATCACAGACTTGAAAGATTCAAAATTGATTGAAACAACACCACTCGACATCTACAAAACCCACAACACCATCAAAGACCAAATAACCAATTCAACCTCACTAAAAGCTGTATTTCCATACCTTCACCCAGAATATCCGAAATTAATTGAAAATATTCTAAAAGAAAATGGAAATATTGAATTGATAATACCTAAATCAATTTATAATGCTATTACATCAAGCATTAATTCAAAAATAAAACAGCAAGCATCAGCACAGGAAAGATTAACAATATATCCTGTTGATGAGGATTTAAAAGTATATTTAACAATATGTGATGAATCAATTAGTTTTGGATTATTTAAAAATGACAAAAGCTTTGATCAAAACAGGATTCTTATTTGCAATAGCGATAAATCAAAAAACTGGGCTGGAGAACTATTTAAAAATATTAAGCATGATGTGATAAAATGA
- a CDS encoding methanogenesis marker 2 protein, with the protein MDFKNLVKEIQEFKGVSRKSSINNVISLLEESYNVSGDVVIDIGDDASAIDIGNNQVMLIAADGIWGDIMNVNPYWAGYCSVLVNVNDIAAMGGKPLAMVNIMSISNDDIYEDLLKGIKDGCLKFGVPMVGGHLHPDGEVDSLGVAIVGIAQKDKIITSFGAEVGDKVIVAIDLDGKPHEMFNLNWDTTYDKDAQIVRDQITAVQYLAEHDYIKSGKDISNPGILGTLEMLLETSKKGAVVNLEDIPRNETLSWADWLRSYPGSGFVFTASEDKCEFIKEYLADYSIEAAVVGEVTDSNSLFLNYKDEQAEVFNQEENPVFIFR; encoded by the coding sequence TTGGATTTTAAAAACCTTGTTAAAGAAATTCAAGAATTTAAAGGAGTATCTCGTAAAAGTTCAATCAATAATGTAATTTCTCTTTTAGAAGAGTCATATAACGTTTCTGGTGATGTTGTTATTGATATTGGTGATGATGCTTCAGCTATAGATATTGGAAATAATCAGGTAATGCTTATTGCTGCTGATGGTATTTGGGGAGATATCATGAATGTAAATCCCTACTGGGCAGGATACTGTTCTGTTTTAGTAAATGTAAATGATATTGCAGCAATGGGTGGAAAACCGTTAGCTATGGTTAACATAATGTCTATTAGCAATGATGATATTTATGAAGATTTATTAAAAGGAATCAAGGATGGATGTTTAAAATTTGGAGTTCCGATGGTTGGAGGTCATTTACATCCTGACGGTGAAGTTGACTCATTAGGTGTAGCTATTGTTGGAATTGCTCAAAAAGATAAAATTATAACAAGTTTTGGAGCAGAAGTTGGAGATAAAGTAATTGTAGCAATTGATTTGGACGGCAAACCTCATGAAATGTTTAACTTAAACTGGGACACTACCTATGACAAAGATGCACAAATTGTAAGGGACCAAATTACTGCAGTTCAATATCTTGCAGAACATGATTACATCAAATCCGGAAAAGACATTTCAAATCCTGGAATTTTAGGAACATTAGAAATGCTTCTTGAAACCTCTAAAAAAGGAGCTGTTGTTAATTTAGAAGACATTCCAAGAAACGAAACTTTAAGCTGGGCTGACTGGCTTAGATCATATCCTGGTTCTGGATTTGTTTTTACTGCATCTGAAGATAAATGTGAATTCATCAAAGAATACTTGGCCGATTATTCAATTGAAGCAGCAGTTGTTGGTGAAGTAACTGATTCAAACAGTTTGTTTTTAAACTATAAAGATGAACAGGCTGAAGTTTTCAACCAAGAAGAAAATCCAGTATTTATTTTTAGATGA
- the xseB gene encoding exodeoxyribonuclease VII small subunit produces the protein MENLSFEESLEKLEEIVNKLENGDVPLDDAIEEFNNAMQLVNVCNKKLSAAEESIAKIVKENGEIVNFEINE, from the coding sequence ATGGAAAATTTAAGTTTTGAAGAAAGTTTAGAAAAATTAGAAGAAATCGTTAACAAATTAGAAAATGGGGACGTTCCATTAGATGATGCAATTGAAGAATTCAACAATGCAATGCAATTAGTTAATGTATGTAATAAGAAATTAAGTGCTGCAGAAGAATCCATTGCAAAAATTGTAAAAGAAAACGGAGAAATTGTAAACTTTGAAATTAACGAATAA
- a CDS encoding thermonuclease family protein: MIIAVSTISMANAYVGTGFSHDIPSSKYDGLSASDILNSFNNTECHVEESAICTKVVDGDTIYLDNGKKIRFVGVNTPERGVEGYITSKNFVQKLCLNKEVGIDIDDSKHNDKYGRTLAVVIVDGKNLNEMLLKEGLAEIMYMPPSEFNPYNWGTGDTHVDTTHSSSQSAPTSAQSTSSSDAAKYIGNANSGKFHVQDCTAAKKMSEANKVFFESRDDATNQGYTPCKMCNP, encoded by the coding sequence TTGATTATTGCAGTTTCCACCATTTCCATGGCAAACGCTTATGTCGGAACAGGATTTTCACATGATATTCCGTCTTCAAAATATGATGGTCTTTCCGCATCAGATATTTTAAATAGCTTCAATAATACTGAATGTCATGTTGAAGAAAGTGCAATATGTACCAAAGTTGTTGATGGGGACACAATATACTTGGATAATGGTAAAAAAATACGTTTTGTTGGAGTAAATACTCCTGAAAGAGGTGTTGAAGGTTATATTACATCAAAAAACTTTGTTCAGAAGTTATGTCTAAACAAAGAGGTTGGAATTGACATTGATGATTCAAAACACAATGACAAATATGGCAGAACATTAGCTGTTGTTATTGTTGATGGTAAAAATCTCAATGAAATGCTTTTAAAAGAAGGCCTTGCCGAAATTATGTATATGCCACCTAGTGAGTTTAATCCATACAACTGGGGAACTGGAGACACTCATGTAGATACAACACACAGCTCTTCTCAAAGTGCACCTACAAGTGCACAGTCAACAAGTTCATCTGACGCTGCAAAATACATCGGCAATGCTAACTCTGGAAAATTCCACGTTCAGGATTGTACTGCAGCTAAAAAAATGTCTGAAGCAAATAAAGTATTTTTTGAAAGCAGAGACGATGCAACTAATCAAGGATACACACCATGTAAAATGTGCAATCCTTAA